A window from Candidatus Omnitrophota bacterium encodes these proteins:
- a CDS encoding phenylacetate--CoA ligase — translation MIWNEQMECMSPEDLKNIQSERLKEVVQYIYEHCPLYKDKLQQHGVNPLSIKRIEDIKKIPFTTKDDMRLGYPFKMFSAPLKDIREIHVSSGTTGNPTVVGYTQEDLELWSEVMARVLCCAGAEPEDKIQIAYGYGLFTGGLGFHYGALKMGLTIIPTSSGQTKRQLKIMNDFRPRILACTPSYCLYMAEEAKEMGLDPRESSWKIGIFGAEPWSESMREEIESVWNMLATDVYGLSEIIGPGVAQECSYKDGLHLFWDVFYPEVIDPKSGEPLPEGEEGELVITTLTKRGIPLLRYRTRDIVSIRYEKCRCGRTSPRISKITGRTDDMIIVRGINVFPSQIEHVLLGIEGTKPHYQLIVDRKTRELDELEVLVEVEDKIFSDEIKKLQALEEKIKKEIESVLGIFVKVKLVEPKTIERSEGKAKRVIDKRVI, via the coding sequence ATGATTTGGAATGAACAAATGGAATGTATGTCCCCGGAGGATTTAAAGAACATCCAGTCTGAGCGTCTGAAAGAAGTGGTGCAATATATCTATGAGCATTGTCCATTATATAAGGATAAGCTCCAGCAACATGGCGTTAATCCTCTAAGCATAAAGCGGATAGAGGATATTAAGAAAATTCCCTTTACTACCAAAGACGACATGCGTTTGGGCTATCCTTTTAAAATGTTTTCTGCGCCTCTTAAAGATATTCGCGAGATTCATGTTTCCAGTGGTACCACTGGAAATCCTACGGTAGTGGGTTATACCCAGGAAGATTTAGAACTCTGGTCAGAGGTAATGGCACGTGTTCTTTGTTGTGCGGGTGCCGAACCCGAGGATAAGATTCAAATTGCATATGGTTATGGGCTTTTTACTGGCGGCCTGGGTTTCCACTACGGGGCTTTAAAAATGGGATTGACAATTATCCCTACGTCGTCGGGACAGACTAAGCGCCAGTTGAAAATTATGAATGATTTTAGACCTCGTATACTTGCCTGCACCCCCAGTTATTGTTTGTATATGGCTGAAGAAGCAAAGGAGATGGGTCTTGACCCCCGAGAAAGCAGCTGGAAGATAGGTATTTTTGGTGCAGAACCTTGGAGTGAGTCGATGCGGGAAGAAATAGAGTCTGTTTGGAATATGCTTGCCACAGATGTTTATGGGTTATCTGAGATTATCGGTCCAGGTGTAGCCCAGGAATGTAGTTATAAAGACGGTTTGCATTTATTCTGGGATGTTTTTTATCCGGAAGTAATTGACCCTAAAAGCGGTGAACCTCTTCCAGAGGGCGAGGAGGGAGAATTGGTAATTACTACACTTACCAAAAGAGGAATTCCTCTTTTACGTTACCGCACTCGCGATATAGTAAGTATCCGTTATGAAAAATGTCGTTGCGGAAGAACCTCCCCACGTATTAGCAAGATTACCGGGAGAACGGACGATATGATTATTGTACGGGGAATAAACGTATTCCCTTCCCAGATAGAGCATGTTCTTTTGGGGATAGAAGGCACCAAACCGCACTATCAGCTTATTGTAGATAGAAAAACAAGGGAACTTGATGAGTTGGAGGTTTTGGTTGAGGTAGAAGATAAAATATTTTCTGACGAAATTAAGAAACTTCAGGCATTAGAAGAAAAAATAAAGAAGGAGATAGAATCAGTTTTAGGTATCTTTGTTAAAGTGAAATTGGTAGAACCTAAGACCATCGAGCGAAGCGAAGGTAAAGCTAAACGGGTTATAGACAAGAGGGTTATTTAA
- a CDS encoding indolepyruvate oxidoreductase subunit beta: MKTTQQKNDTLNIVFGGIGGQGVLLASEVCAWAAIYEGYHVKKSEVHGMAQRGGSVESHLRFGKLVWSPLVPTGKADYLVCFHSEEHDRLKPFLKKGGTDLLPALDEARRLLINPRYLNVFVLGVLSRSLPFRENNWVKAIKMVLSKRLFAENLEIFLKARRVER; the protein is encoded by the coding sequence ATGAAAACTACTCAGCAAAAAAATGATACTCTGAATATAGTTTTTGGCGGGATAGGTGGCCAAGGGGTGCTTTTAGCTTCCGAGGTTTGTGCTTGGGCAGCGATATATGAAGGATATCATGTGAAAAAATCAGAAGTCCATGGCATGGCGCAGCGCGGTGGCTCAGTGGAATCGCATTTAAGATTTGGTAAGTTAGTCTGGTCTCCTCTTGTTCCTACTGGTAAAGCAGATTATCTTGTATGTTTTCATTCTGAGGAACACGACCGCCTCAAACCTTTCCTAAAAAAGGGAGGGACTGATTTGCTTCCCGCCCTTGATGAAGCAAGACGCTTACTCATTAACCCTAGGTACTTGAATGTTTTTGTCTTAGGTGTTCTTTCCCGCTCTTTACCCTTTAGAGAAAATAATTGGGTTAAGGCAATAAAAATGGTATTATCTAAGAGATTGTTTGCAGAGAATTTAGAAATTTTTTTAAAGGCAAGGAGGGTAGAAAGATGA